Proteins encoded within one genomic window of Carassius gibelio isolate Cgi1373 ecotype wild population from Czech Republic chromosome A4, carGib1.2-hapl.c, whole genome shotgun sequence:
- the LOC127970642 gene encoding uncharacterized protein LOC127970642, whose translation MNPDSEETAELIEELNVEERDEDEGFCDVSEDHTIADPEDVLSPPSSTLTLGSSTVVTSSDTAVLGSTSPSLVPDPTPAPSSPGPSGTAVPPFPSETSVSPLSSEPEDAGQDDDDDEETAVDYQNVPGYQHVDKLAEYLVELRGHKALSLTNQEASTIIELWQNLADQDKQRVVYAARHQKRLLSGRFRVPKRPTKTPGVESTIRSVLGASSAPAQWPDCCRLVETIFIRLCNTHPSPKRKGKGTLSRWSLILQDYMRIRQLGDGGNLNAAGEG comes from the exons ATGAACCCAGACTCTGAAGAGACGGCAGAACTCATCGAGGAACTTAATGTGGAGGAGCGAGATGAAGATGAGGGCTTCTGTGATGTCAGCGAGGATCACACAATTGCAGATCCCGAGGATGTTCTGTCACCTCCCTCCTCCACTCTGACACTGGGTTCTTCCACCGTGGTCACCAGCAGTGACACGGCTGTACTGGGTTCCACATCCCCTTCACTGGTCCCTGATCCTACACCTGCTCCTTCATCACCTGGACCCTCGGGGACTGCTGTGCCACCTTTTCCCTCTGAAACATCTGTTTCACCACTTTCCTCAGAGCCAGAGGATGCTGGTcaggatgatgatgacgatgaagagaCT GCTGTTGACTACCAAAATGTCCCGGGATACCAACATGTGGACAAGCTGGCAGAATATCTGGTGGAGCTCCGGGGTCACAAAGCCCTTAGCCTGACCAATCAGGAAGCCAGCACCATAATTGAACTTTGGCAGAACCTGGCTGACCAGGACAAGCAACGGGTGGTGTATGCAGCTAGACACCAGAAGAGACTGCTGAGTGGACGCTTCAGAGTACCAAAGAGGCCCACTAAAACCCCAGGAGTAGAGAGCACCATCAGAAGTGTGCTGGGAGCAAGCAGCGCACCTGCTCAGTGGCCTGACTGTTGCCGTCTGGTGGAAACCATCTTCATCAGGCTTTGCAATACCCACCCAAGCCCCAAGAGAAAAGGCAAGGGAACGCTGTCGAGATGGTCTCTAATCCTCCAGGATTACATGAGGATAAGGCAGCTTGGTGATGGGGGGAACCTCAATGCAGCTGGTGAGGGTTAA